The proteins below are encoded in one region of Aquisphaera giovannonii:
- a CDS encoding NAD(P)/FAD-dependent oxidoreductase produces MSTTPRDIEDLARRPWDAIVLGAGPAGSVAARGLALRGLRTLLVDRKPFPRRKVCGACLNRDAVGALEAAGLGPALRGLGGPALDRLEIGLEGRSISLALPGGTAVSRSALDSALAGEAVAAGAWFRDGIEATVGPAEGGLRRITLAEGPRQVVARASVVLVATGLGLPRFERDEGVRSVASPGSRIGAGCRLPGDHGFPREGTIAMAVGRRGYVGLVRLEDGSLNVAAALDAGLLRSAGGPAAAAREILGQAGFRAAEGLERADWQGTLPLSRRTRPMAAERLFVLGDAAGYVEPFTGEGMAWAIRAAAEVVPLSERAAARWEPGLAREWRRAHEACVLQRQRLCRGVAAVLRRPWIARAAFAAAGRFPALAGATTRRLDGTSLLGQSS; encoded by the coding sequence ATGAGCACGACGCCTCGGGACATCGAGGACCTGGCACGCCGCCCGTGGGACGCCATCGTCCTGGGGGCCGGACCGGCGGGTTCCGTCGCGGCCCGCGGGCTGGCGCTCCGAGGGCTGCGGACGCTCCTCGTGGACCGAAAGCCGTTCCCGAGGCGGAAGGTCTGCGGGGCGTGCCTCAACCGGGACGCGGTGGGGGCACTCGAGGCCGCGGGGCTCGGGCCGGCACTCCGCGGGCTCGGCGGCCCCGCCCTGGATCGGCTGGAGATCGGCCTCGAGGGCCGCTCGATCTCCCTGGCGCTGCCCGGCGGGACCGCCGTGTCCCGCTCCGCGCTCGATTCCGCGCTCGCCGGCGAGGCCGTGGCCGCGGGGGCCTGGTTCCGGGACGGCATCGAGGCGACGGTCGGCCCCGCCGAGGGCGGACTCCGGCGGATCACGCTGGCCGAGGGCCCCCGCCAGGTCGTCGCGAGGGCGAGCGTCGTGCTCGTGGCGACGGGCCTCGGCCTGCCTCGATTCGAGCGCGACGAGGGCGTCCGGAGCGTGGCCTCGCCGGGCAGCCGCATCGGCGCGGGCTGCCGCCTGCCGGGCGATCACGGCTTCCCCCGCGAGGGCACCATCGCCATGGCCGTCGGCCGCCGCGGCTATGTCGGCCTCGTACGCCTGGAGGACGGGTCGCTCAACGTGGCGGCGGCCCTCGACGCCGGGCTGCTCCGCTCGGCCGGCGGGCCCGCCGCGGCCGCGCGAGAAATCCTGGGGCAGGCGGGCTTCCGGGCCGCGGAGGGCCTGGAGCGGGCCGATTGGCAGGGGACATTGCCGCTCTCCCGGCGGACCCGTCCGATGGCCGCGGAGCGACTCTTCGTGCTCGGCGATGCGGCGGGATACGTCGAGCCGTTCACGGGCGAGGGCATGGCCTGGGCGATCCGGGCCGCGGCCGAGGTCGTGCCGCTGTCCGAACGGGCGGCCGCACGCTGGGAGCCGGGGCTGGCGCGGGAATGGCGGCGCGCCCATGAAGCATGCGTCTTGCAAAGGCAGCGGCTCTGCCGGGGGGTCGCCGCCGTGCTGCGACGGCCCTGGATCGCCCGGGCCGCCTTCGCCGCGGCGGGCCGCTTCCCCGCGCTCGCCGGCGCCACGACCCGCCGTCTTGACGGC